The following proteins are co-located in the Pedobacter sp. FW305-3-2-15-E-R2A2 genome:
- a CDS encoding LacI family DNA-binding transcriptional regulator, with the protein MKNHQITIFDLARELNISKSTVSRVLTGHPNVHPDTRKRVLDLAEKLDYQRNMIAIQLATQQSRTIGIIIPEILSSYFPYVIAAIQEEARNEGYNVIISQSNESYETEVTNAKVMLDNRVDGVIVSITKETLNFDHLKVFQKKGIPIVFFNRVCNEMVVPKVIVDDYEGAFGAVEHLILSGRKRIAHLSGPSSLAISVKRLNGYLAALKKHNIPADPELIISYDFSKEKIAIYVNHLINLDNPPDAIFAINDPTAIDTIQIIKKNGLRVPEDIAVVGFSDDYVSALIEPPLTTVAQPVREIGITAAQLLFDQIKKDSSQWKTPVKVLKTKLIIRKSS; encoded by the coding sequence ATGAAAAATCATCAGATCACCATATTCGACCTGGCAAGGGAGCTGAACATCTCTAAATCAACGGTATCGAGGGTATTGACGGGTCATCCGAACGTACATCCGGATACCAGGAAACGGGTATTGGACCTGGCGGAGAAACTAGATTACCAGCGCAATATGATTGCGATACAATTGGCTACGCAACAAAGCAGGACGATTGGAATTATTATTCCCGAGATTTTGAGTTCGTACTTTCCTTATGTGATTGCAGCGATTCAGGAAGAGGCGCGGAATGAAGGATATAATGTGATTATTAGTCAATCTAATGAGTCGTATGAGACGGAGGTAACGAATGCGAAGGTGATGCTGGATAATCGCGTGGATGGGGTTATTGTGTCTATTACTAAAGAAACACTAAACTTCGATCATTTGAAGGTGTTTCAGAAAAAAGGAATCCCAATTGTGTTCTTTAACAGGGTGTGTAATGAGATGGTGGTACCAAAGGTTATTGTGGACGATTATGAAGGGGCATTTGGAGCGGTAGAACATTTGATCTTGTCGGGCAGAAAGCGGATTGCACATTTATCTGGTCCGTCATCATTGGCCATTAGCGTAAAAAGATTGAACGGTTACCTGGCTGCGTTAAAGAAACACAATATCCCGGCAGATCCGGAGCTGATCATATCCTATGATTTTAGCAAGGAGAAAATAGCCATTTATGTGAATCATTTGATTAATCTGGACAATCCACCTGATGCGATCTTTGCGATCAATGATCCGACTGCAATTGATACGATTCAGATTATTAAAAAAAATGGTTTAAGAGTTCCGGAGGACATTGCCGTGGTTGGTTTTAGCGACGATTATGTTTCTGCACTGATTGAGCCACCATTGACCACAGTTGCGCAACCAGTTAGAGAGATTGGAATCACTGCAGCGCAGTTGTTGTTTGATCAGATCAAGAAGGATTCCTCACAATGGAAGACACCTGTTAAGGTGCTTAAAACGAAGTTGATTATTAGAAAATCATCTTAA
- a CDS encoding DUF262 domain-containing protein, producing MSTDKNINDEEKWWNDEGQSENPFKEFDPKDVSVDIRNYSIGTLLRKIEHNEIDLFPDFQRKFDLWNNRLKSQLIESILLNFPIPPLYFAMSFNDRSVVIDGLQRLWTFKSFILESSFKLEGLTVLSEINGLRFSDLQKQHQRRIYEYNVVTYDLRPGVPRFVIYDIFRRLNTGGVVLNAQEIRHALNHKSSLILTDFTSIPIFKTLVKVKKNRMEDNELALRFISFYRRNVDNYQPPMSLFLDREMEYLKNIDLEHIRSIRRRFEESLILLQDLFGDQVFSKPSINYRRGKFNKALFEVLTVCFANLAFEEKNILLINRLEFTTAYFMLLENSEFNMSISTTTASRNAVLIRYGEIEGLIRRFL from the coding sequence GTGAGCACAGATAAGAACATAAATGATGAAGAGAAATGGTGGAATGACGAAGGCCAATCTGAAAACCCATTCAAAGAATTCGATCCTAAAGATGTTTCTGTTGACATAAGAAACTATTCGATAGGTACATTACTTCGCAAGATAGAACATAATGAAATTGACCTCTTTCCCGATTTTCAGAGAAAATTTGACCTTTGGAATAATCGTCTTAAAAGCCAGCTTATTGAGTCCATCTTATTGAATTTTCCGATTCCTCCATTATACTTTGCTATGAGTTTTAATGATAGAAGTGTTGTGATCGATGGACTTCAAAGATTATGGACTTTCAAAAGTTTTATTTTGGAGAGTAGTTTCAAATTAGAAGGATTGACAGTTTTATCTGAAATTAACGGTTTAAGGTTTTCCGACCTTCAAAAACAACATCAGAGAAGGATTTATGAGTATAATGTTGTTACTTATGATTTAAGACCTGGTGTACCTCGTTTTGTAATTTATGATATTTTTCGGAGACTCAATACTGGTGGAGTAGTGCTCAATGCACAAGAAATTCGACATGCCCTGAATCATAAATCATCACTTATTTTAACTGATTTCACTTCGATACCGATATTTAAAACTCTGGTTAAAGTTAAGAAAAATCGGATGGAGGATAATGAACTTGCTCTAAGATTTATTTCTTTTTATCGTCGAAATGTTGATAATTATCAACCGCCAATGTCTCTTTTTCTTGATCGGGAGATGGAATACCTGAAAAATATAGATTTAGAGCATATTCGTTCGATAAGACGCCGCTTTGAGGAAAGTTTGATCCTTTTACAGGATTTGTTCGGGGATCAAGTCTTTAGTAAACCATCAATAAATTATAGAAGGGGTAAGTTTAATAAAGCTCTTTTTGAAGTTTTAACGGTTTGTTTTGCGAATTTGGCTTTTGAAGAGAAAAATATTTTGCTTATCAATAGGCTAGAGTTTACTACAGCATATTTTATGTTACTGGAAAATTCGGAATTCAATATGTCCATTTCCACAACTACTGCTAGTCGAAATGCGGTGCTAATAAGATATGGAGAGATTGAAGGGTTGATTAGACGATTTTTATGA
- a CDS encoding TonB-dependent receptor, with translation MRKIYPIFGTRLLLSIVLCMSLQLLYGQSALPVKLITGIVSDQEGKPLIGVSIQLKGKTTVVSSDNNGSYKIGVPGGKGILVFSYVGFVAKEVSLAEGSTYNVTLNEDPKGLNEVIVIGYGTTTKRDLTGSVGSANMKDMNKAPVGTFTEALAGRIAGVQVSSTDGQPGNELNIVVRGANSVTQDNAPLYVIDGFPTETSTANSINSEEIESIEVLKDASATAIYGARGANGVVLITTKKGKVGTPQISYDGWTGINSILKQQAVLSPYEFVKYQLELNPELSGDIYLKNGQTLESYRDRKGVNWQDQIFRNAYVQNHSLSLRGGTEQTRYAISGSLLEQPGIIVNSGFRRYQGRIVLDQEINKKLKVGVNLNYVASKKFGTVVAESQTSPTASLMYSAWGFRPVTGNIDFDANIIDELYDPDLNATADYRINPLLAAQNEYKPVFNNTFVINSYLDYKILKNLSLRITGGLNKANIRRDIFNNSSSRLGNPNNNNKVNGSVNNTEITNLLNENTLTYQTKFKGGHSLKVLAGLTMQDVREYSNGFSSILIPNESLGMNGIGEGQITVAPTSDLKNGLLSYLGRIDYNYKSKYLITVSFRSDGSSRFPTANRWAYFPSGAFAWRFTDEPFMKKLGFLADGKLRVGYGHTGNNRVDDYASLTALKMLPSSGYPTGNVPGKGIVPVNLGNTKLKWETTVQSNVGIDLSFFNSRIAFTADYYHKKTHDLLLNATLPPSMGFLTAFKNVGKVSNSGIELSITTNNIKGEKFSWNSSFNIAFNRNKVLALNDDEPNLLSRVTWGNFNNAFPYIAVPGKPIAQFYGMKFDGVYQYSDFDVQPNGSYVLKPNVPNNGNPRANILPGDIKFRDMNGDGQIDDSDRSVIGDPNPVHIGGFSNNFSYGNFDLNIFLQWSYGNDVLNANRIEFEGGDPTQRNLLNMFASFANRWTPENQTNDLYRLGGQGPAYYSSRTIEDGSFLRLKTVSLGYNLPVSVMKSLKMRSLRFSVSAQNLLTWTKYSGLDPEVSTRHSALTPGFDWSPYPRPRSITIGLNANF, from the coding sequence ATGAGAAAAATTTACCCGATTTTTGGAACAAGGCTATTGTTATCAATAGTGCTCTGTATGTCCCTGCAATTGCTCTACGGACAGTCAGCTTTACCTGTCAAATTGATTACCGGAATCGTATCCGATCAGGAAGGAAAGCCCCTTATTGGTGTTAGCATCCAGTTAAAAGGAAAAACAACGGTTGTTTCTTCCGATAATAATGGGAGCTATAAAATTGGCGTTCCCGGTGGGAAAGGAATTTTAGTATTCTCCTATGTCGGCTTTGTGGCAAAGGAAGTCAGCCTGGCGGAAGGAAGTACCTACAATGTAACGCTAAATGAGGATCCCAAGGGATTGAATGAAGTGATTGTAATTGGCTACGGCACCACCACGAAGCGGGACCTGACCGGTTCGGTGGGTTCAGCAAATATGAAAGACATGAACAAAGCACCTGTGGGTACTTTTACCGAAGCTTTGGCGGGTAGGATTGCCGGGGTACAGGTTTCTTCTACCGATGGACAACCGGGAAATGAACTCAATATCGTAGTTAGGGGAGCCAATTCTGTTACACAGGACAATGCACCTTTATACGTCATTGATGGTTTTCCTACGGAGACATCCACGGCCAACAGCATCAACAGTGAAGAAATTGAATCGATTGAAGTATTGAAAGACGCTTCGGCTACGGCCATCTACGGGGCCCGTGGTGCAAACGGAGTTGTCTTGATTACGACCAAAAAAGGAAAAGTCGGCACGCCGCAAATCAGCTATGATGGCTGGACAGGCATCAATTCTATCCTTAAACAACAAGCGGTATTGAGTCCTTACGAGTTTGTTAAATATCAGTTGGAATTAAATCCGGAATTGTCCGGGGATATTTACCTTAAAAATGGACAAACGCTGGAAAGTTACAGAGACAGGAAAGGGGTCAACTGGCAGGATCAGATTTTTCGCAATGCCTATGTGCAGAACCATAGCCTTTCCTTACGCGGAGGGACCGAACAAACAAGGTATGCCATCTCCGGATCATTGTTAGAACAACCGGGGATCATTGTAAACAGTGGTTTTCGCCGTTATCAGGGACGTATTGTGCTGGATCAGGAGATCAATAAAAAACTGAAAGTAGGCGTAAACCTGAACTATGTGGCTTCAAAGAAATTTGGAACAGTGGTGGCTGAGTCACAAACCAGTCCGACTGCCAGTTTGATGTACAGCGCCTGGGGCTTTCGTCCGGTAACCGGAAATATTGATTTCGACGCCAATATCATCGATGAGCTTTATGATCCGGATTTAAATGCAACTGCAGATTACCGGATTAATCCACTCCTGGCAGCGCAGAACGAGTATAAACCAGTTTTTAACAATACATTCGTGATCAATTCTTATCTGGATTACAAGATCTTGAAGAACCTGTCGCTGAGAATTACAGGGGGACTAAACAAAGCAAACATCAGACGGGATATTTTCAATAATTCCTCCTCCCGTCTTGGAAACCCAAACAACAATAACAAAGTAAATGGCTCGGTTAACAATACCGAGATCACCAACCTTTTGAACGAAAACACACTGACTTACCAGACCAAATTTAAGGGAGGACATTCCTTAAAGGTGCTGGCCGGTTTAACGATGCAGGATGTCAGGGAGTATTCGAATGGCTTCTCTTCGATTCTAATCCCTAACGAGTCGCTGGGAATGAATGGAATAGGCGAAGGGCAGATTACAGTGGCGCCAACTTCAGATCTGAAGAACGGTTTGCTTTCCTACCTGGGAAGGATCGATTACAATTATAAATCGAAATATTTAATCACGGTATCCTTCCGCTCTGATGGGTCTTCCAGATTTCCGACAGCAAACAGATGGGCATATTTCCCTTCAGGAGCATTTGCCTGGCGCTTTACCGATGAGCCGTTCATGAAGAAACTGGGCTTTTTAGCTGATGGAAAACTGAGGGTAGGATACGGACATACCGGGAATAACCGGGTGGACGACTATGCATCCCTTACTGCTTTGAAAATGTTGCCTTCTTCCGGATATCCTACAGGAAATGTTCCGGGAAAAGGAATCGTGCCGGTGAACCTTGGAAATACAAAGTTGAAATGGGAAACTACCGTGCAGTCTAATGTCGGGATTGACCTGAGTTTCTTTAATAGCCGGATCGCCTTCACCGCCGATTATTACCATAAAAAAACACATGACCTTTTGCTGAATGCCACCTTGCCACCAAGCATGGGTTTCTTAACCGCATTTAAAAATGTAGGGAAGGTTTCCAACAGTGGTATTGAGCTGAGCATTACCACGAATAATATTAAAGGGGAGAAGTTCTCCTGGAATTCCAGTTTCAACATTGCCTTTAACAGGAACAAGGTGCTTGCACTCAATGACGACGAACCAAACCTGCTTTCGAGAGTAACCTGGGGGAATTTCAACAATGCCTTCCCTTACATCGCTGTTCCGGGAAAACCTATTGCCCAGTTTTATGGGATGAAGTTCGATGGTGTTTATCAGTATAGTGATTTTGATGTTCAGCCAAATGGTTCTTATGTATTGAAACCTAATGTACCAAACAATGGGAATCCACGTGCGAACATCCTTCCCGGCGATATCAAGTTTAGGGATATGAATGGTGATGGTCAGATCGATGATTCGGACCGCAGTGTGATCGGGGATCCAAATCCTGTTCATATCGGCGGTTTTAGCAACAACTTCAGCTACGGTAATTTTGACCTGAACATTTTCCTGCAATGGAGCTATGGCAATGATGTTTTAAATGCCAATCGCATTGAGTTTGAAGGAGGAGATCCGACCCAAAGAAACCTGCTGAACATGTTTGCTTCTTTTGCAAATAGATGGACCCCTGAAAATCAAACCAATGATTTATACAGATTAGGCGGACAAGGCCCGGCCTATTATTCTTCACGTACGATCGAAGATGGCTCTTTTTTAAGGTTAAAGACGGTATCTCTTGGTTATAATTTACCGGTATCGGTGATGAAATCCTTAAAAATGAGAAGTCTGAGGTTTTCTGTCTCGGCTCAAAATCTCCTCACCTGGACCAAATATTCTGGTCTGGATCCGGAGGTGTCGACGAGACATTCTGCCCTTACTCCGGGATTCGACTGGTCGCCATATCCAAGACCGCGGTCGATCACGATCGGATTGAATGCTAATTTTTAA
- a CDS encoding RagB/SusD family nutrient uptake outer membrane protein — MKTKILILLMSIMMLSCSKLLNKDPDFVTPDTYYNTEEDLRNGLNGVYNRLIDPNGRMYGRGLYSYFVVSDEAFFKGISINNIRVMAMDASHLDIGRLWEVLYEGVNRANLLLEQVDQVSMDQKQRDAIKGETLFLRGYYYYLLADLFGPVPLKLTSTKSPNDPYLPRAPLAEVYASIVNDMQQAEKLVNDIDYFSYNERISKTGVQAILARVFLKMAGAPLKDVDRYKDALAYADKVISSNKHALNLNYKQIFINHTQDINEKKECIWEIGMYGNKVGTVDLAGSMGVENGIECPSEAIGFSGGAMKITAKLYELFGTADTARRNWSIAPYRFVASGGNTVKTNFTDKQIYDRNPGKWRREYETGSKARSFTSTNFPVIRYSDVLLMKAEAENEVNGGPTPAAYDAINQVRRRAFNKPLGTANAICDIPAGLSKTQFLATLQDERARELCFEGIRKHDLIRWDIYVKTMNDLGTSITATAPSNYKYAANAGKNTTERDVFFPIPTTELTVNKLIKQNNGW, encoded by the coding sequence ATGAAAACGAAAATATTAATACTGCTGATGAGCATCATGATGCTTTCCTGCTCCAAACTGTTAAATAAAGATCCTGATTTCGTAACACCAGATACTTATTATAACACCGAAGAAGACCTGAGAAATGGCCTTAATGGAGTATACAATAGATTAATTGATCCTAATGGACGGATGTATGGCCGTGGATTATACAGCTATTTTGTAGTGAGTGATGAAGCGTTTTTTAAAGGCATTTCAATTAACAATATCCGCGTAATGGCGATGGATGCAAGTCATTTGGATATTGGACGGCTTTGGGAAGTATTGTACGAGGGAGTGAACCGGGCAAATTTGCTGTTGGAACAGGTGGATCAGGTGAGCATGGATCAAAAGCAACGGGATGCCATCAAAGGGGAGACCTTATTCTTACGGGGCTATTATTATTACCTCCTTGCAGATCTTTTTGGTCCTGTTCCCTTAAAACTGACTTCTACCAAATCACCTAATGATCCATACCTTCCCCGCGCTCCTTTAGCGGAAGTCTATGCTTCGATTGTAAATGACATGCAACAGGCAGAAAAGCTGGTGAACGATATTGATTATTTCTCTTATAACGAACGGATCTCCAAAACGGGTGTGCAGGCGATATTGGCAAGAGTTTTTCTGAAAATGGCAGGAGCACCGTTAAAAGACGTGGACCGTTATAAAGATGCTTTAGCATATGCAGACAAAGTGATCTCCTCAAACAAACATGCGCTTAATCTGAATTATAAACAGATCTTCATCAACCATACCCAGGACATCAATGAAAAGAAAGAATGTATCTGGGAAATTGGAATGTATGGCAATAAAGTAGGAACAGTAGACCTTGCAGGATCCATGGGCGTAGAAAATGGGATCGAGTGTCCAAGTGAGGCAATTGGCTTTTCGGGAGGAGCGATGAAGATCACGGCTAAATTGTATGAACTTTTTGGTACTGCAGATACGGCAAGGAGAAACTGGAGCATAGCGCCTTACCGGTTTGTTGCCTCAGGTGGCAATACGGTAAAGACAAATTTTACAGACAAGCAGATCTACGACAGGAATCCCGGCAAATGGAGAAGAGAGTATGAAACCGGGTCTAAAGCAAGGAGCTTTACCTCGACTAATTTTCCTGTGATCCGATATTCAGATGTCTTGTTGATGAAGGCAGAAGCGGAAAACGAAGTCAATGGTGGCCCTACACCGGCAGCTTACGATGCGATCAATCAGGTAAGAAGAAGGGCATTTAATAAACCTCTGGGGACTGCAAATGCCATTTGTGATATCCCGGCAGGATTAAGTAAAACTCAGTTTTTAGCGACCCTTCAGGATGAACGTGCAAGAGAATTGTGTTTTGAAGGAATTCGTAAGCATGACCTGATCCGTTGGGACATCTACGTGAAAACAATGAACGACTTAGGGACGAGCATTACGGCTACAGCACCTTCCAACTATAAATACGCAGCGAATGCCGGTAAAAATACGACAGAAAGAGATGTGTTTTTTCCCATTCCTACGACTGAATTAACTGTAAACAAGCTGATCAAACAAAATAATGGCTGGTAA
- a CDS encoding DUF3696 domain-containing protein, with protein MIKKLRLRNFKAFGEFEEDLSSLNLITGLNGMGKSTIIQSLLLLRQSYQMQKLTEKGLFLNGDYVKIGKGKDAYWIHGDEDVIVINLEWDNNTSIKSEFKYLAEEDVLPIISINSVDDFTFKNSLFNDNFQYLNAERIGQRDTYPASEIMVSDNRSLGINGEYTTYFLEKYSKEPLTIKELLHDDNKTDSLGIQINAWLSEISPGVSFVPQSIVDSEMARQFYEFDFGGERTKRFRSTNVGFGLNYVLPVLTAILFSKPGDLLLIENPEAHIHPRGQSKLGYLFALASSCGVQLVIETHSDHVLNGIRVATKILKLDNEKISLFYFSRDINSEKHSTKISRPKLHADGKIDNWPDGFFDEWDNMLDQLI; from the coding sequence ATGATTAAGAAACTGAGACTTAGAAATTTTAAAGCATTTGGTGAATTTGAGGAGGACCTTTCTTCTCTTAACTTAATAACGGGTTTAAATGGAATGGGTAAATCCACTATTATCCAATCCTTATTGCTTTTGCGACAATCTTACCAAATGCAAAAGCTTACCGAAAAAGGACTTTTTTTAAATGGTGATTACGTTAAAATTGGTAAAGGGAAAGATGCATATTGGATCCACGGAGACGAGGATGTAATTGTTATTAATTTAGAATGGGATAATAATACTTCGATTAAATCTGAATTTAAGTATTTAGCGGAAGAAGATGTGCTGCCAATTATAAGTATTAATAGTGTTGATGATTTTACCTTTAAGAACTCCCTTTTTAATGATAATTTTCAATATTTAAATGCAGAACGTATCGGTCAAAGGGATACTTATCCTGCTTCTGAGATTATGGTTTCTGACAATAGGTCGCTGGGAATTAATGGTGAATATACTACCTATTTTTTGGAAAAGTATTCAAAGGAACCGCTTACAATTAAAGAATTGCTTCACGACGATAATAAGACAGATTCTTTAGGCATCCAAATTAATGCTTGGCTGAGTGAGATATCTCCTGGAGTTTCTTTTGTACCTCAATCTATCGTTGATTCTGAAATGGCGAGGCAATTTTATGAATTTGATTTTGGAGGAGAAAGGACCAAGAGATTCAGATCTACGAATGTTGGGTTTGGCTTAAACTATGTACTTCCAGTTTTAACCGCAATTCTGTTTTCAAAACCAGGAGATCTTTTGTTAATCGAAAACCCAGAAGCGCATATTCATCCTCGAGGGCAATCAAAATTGGGTTATTTGTTTGCTCTTGCTTCTTCCTGCGGCGTACAGCTTGTTATAGAGACACATAGTGACCATGTACTAAATGGAATACGCGTAGCCACTAAAATTCTAAAACTGGATAATGAGAAAATTTCTTTGTTTTACTTTAGTAGGGATATCAATAGCGAAAAACATTCTACGAAAATTAGTAGACCAAAACTCCACGCTGATGGTAAAATTGATAATTGGCCTGACGGTTTTTTTGATGAGTGGGATAACATGTTGGACCAGCTGATATAG
- a CDS encoding FAD-dependent oxidoreductase has product MIREESQKKRAVKSESAGYDLVVVGGGLSGVCCAITAARKGLKVVLVQDRPVLGGNSSSEVRLWILGATSHMGNNNRWAREGGMVDEILLENMQRNPEGNPVIFDTVLLDKIYQEPNIKLLLNTAVYDLEKSDADEISSVKCFCSQNSTEYILTANLFCDASGDGILGFLAGAAFRMGAENKDEFGEKFAPDQEYGELLGHSIYFYSKDTGKPVKYIAPSFALQDITKIPRFKSFNAKEFGCKLWWLEYGGRMDTVHESENIKQELWKVVYGVWNYIKNSGEFPEAETMTLEWVGSIPGKRESRRFEGDYMLNQQDIVSQHLHEDAIGYGGWSIDLHPADGIFSNKPGCNQWHSKGIYQIPYRCLYSRNIKNLFLTGRIISASHVAFASSRVMATGAYLGQAVGMAAFIAKKNKLQPKELNEQGIMKSLQLELMKSGQHIPGLTLTDSADLVQSANITASTEMQLQEIPFDFMKNLDISAGQMIPLQAGTIPSFTFTLESSEETTLQVELRISAKSGNFSPDELLEIQQIPVKTGTQVLSTSFGCKLNENAYVYLCFRKNPAVKLGFSNTRITGVLSVFNSVNKAVSNFGSQKPTEDIGVDEFEFWCPQRRPEGHNIALKIDPPLNPFTVEQLKNGIGRPVNEPNAWVSSISDQKPKLSLKWAEQTSISRIELCFDTDYDHPMESVLMTHPERTMPFCIRNYTITDGNGNQLFVKKDNYQSINIIELKETVLTDELTLQFEHPSAEIPAALFAIRCYN; this is encoded by the coding sequence ATGATAAGGGAAGAATCTCAAAAGAAAAGAGCTGTTAAATCAGAATCTGCCGGCTATGACCTGGTTGTTGTAGGAGGAGGTTTATCCGGTGTATGCTGTGCCATCACCGCTGCACGAAAAGGACTCAAAGTAGTTCTTGTACAGGACCGGCCGGTTTTAGGCGGCAACTCCTCAAGTGAAGTGAGGTTGTGGATCCTGGGTGCAACATCCCATATGGGAAACAACAACCGCTGGGCAAGAGAAGGAGGGATGGTCGATGAAATCCTGCTCGAAAACATGCAGCGCAATCCGGAAGGCAATCCCGTAATTTTTGACACCGTATTACTCGATAAAATATATCAGGAACCCAACATTAAGCTGCTGTTAAATACAGCGGTCTATGATCTGGAAAAGTCTGATGCCGATGAAATCTCCTCTGTAAAATGTTTCTGCAGTCAGAATTCAACGGAATACATCTTAACCGCCAATCTGTTTTGTGATGCTTCAGGCGATGGCATTTTAGGCTTTTTAGCCGGAGCTGCATTTAGAATGGGCGCAGAGAATAAAGACGAATTTGGAGAGAAGTTTGCGCCTGATCAGGAATACGGAGAACTGCTGGGACATAGCATTTATTTCTATAGTAAAGACACTGGTAAACCTGTCAAATATATTGCCCCTTCTTTTGCATTACAAGACATCACCAAGATCCCAAGGTTCAAAAGTTTTAACGCCAAAGAGTTTGGATGTAAACTTTGGTGGCTGGAATATGGCGGTCGCATGGATACCGTTCATGAAAGTGAAAACATCAAGCAAGAGCTTTGGAAAGTGGTATACGGCGTCTGGAATTACATTAAAAACTCTGGTGAATTTCCAGAAGCTGAAACCATGACTTTGGAATGGGTGGGAAGCATCCCTGGGAAAAGAGAAAGCCGGAGGTTTGAAGGCGATTACATGCTCAATCAGCAGGATATTGTTTCGCAGCATCTGCATGAAGATGCCATCGGCTATGGTGGCTGGTCTATTGACCTGCATCCGGCAGATGGGATTTTTAGCAATAAACCAGGATGTAACCAATGGCATAGTAAAGGCATTTATCAGATTCCATACAGATGCCTGTACAGTAGAAACATCAAAAATCTCTTCCTTACCGGCAGGATCATTAGCGCTAGTCATGTCGCTTTTGCCTCTTCGAGGGTAATGGCCACAGGAGCATACCTGGGCCAAGCCGTTGGTATGGCAGCCTTCATTGCAAAGAAAAACAAACTGCAACCCAAAGAACTTAACGAGCAAGGAATCATGAAATCCTTGCAACTGGAACTGATGAAGAGCGGTCAGCACATTCCAGGGCTGACATTAACAGATTCCGCAGACCTGGTTCAATCGGCAAATATTACCGCTTCCACTGAAATGCAGCTCCAAGAAATCCCTTTTGATTTCATGAAAAACCTCGACATCTCCGCCGGACAAATGATTCCTTTACAAGCTGGCACAATTCCCTCTTTTACTTTTACGTTGGAATCATCGGAAGAAACCACCTTACAAGTGGAACTTAGAATCAGTGCTAAATCCGGGAACTTTAGTCCGGATGAATTATTAGAAATTCAGCAAATTCCGGTAAAAACCGGCACGCAGGTATTGAGCACCAGCTTCGGCTGTAAGCTGAACGAAAACGCCTACGTATACCTGTGCTTCCGGAAAAATCCTGCAGTTAAACTCGGCTTTTCCAATACCCGCATCACTGGTGTGTTATCCGTTTTCAACTCCGTAAATAAAGCAGTCTCCAATTTTGGCAGTCAAAAGCCAACAGAAGATATTGGCGTGGACGAGTTTGAATTCTGGTGCCCGCAACGCAGACCTGAAGGTCATAACATCGCCTTGAAAATAGATCCGCCATTGAATCCATTTACAGTTGAGCAACTAAAAAATGGAATCGGCAGACCTGTCAATGAACCGAATGCCTGGGTGTCTTCAATCAGTGATCAAAAACCTAAGCTCTCTTTAAAGTGGGCGGAGCAAACCAGCATCAGCAGGATAGAACTTTGTTTTGATACCGATTACGATCATCCCATGGAATCGGTCCTGATGACCCATCCGGAAAGAACAATGCCTTTTTGTATTAGAAATTATACCATCACAGATGGGAACGGAAATCAGCTCTTTGTTAAAAAAGACAATTACCAATCCATCAATATTATTGAACTGAAAGAGACCGTGTTAACCGATGAATTGACTTTGCAATTTGAACATCCATCGGCGGAGATACCAGCTGCATTATTTGCAATACGATGCTATAATTAG
- a CDS encoding HEPN domain-containing protein, whose amino-acid sequence MGSFVEDGIQLLAERIEELNVLLEEADKYVVSQQKLYSALCRSIQVLSVSHFEGYLKDLVKNILDDINANSDFKNSSNDLKFTYCKKFITPLATGKLNHAKIVELIAVLENLETKFDANSFYQSNKNPKESIINNIAENFGEDKLFFKLNNSDLSAVFSNTDPENILLRDFLRVKLLSSVEVYPYIQDDSILNVDQTSLAKDKFWEIFIQAILADRHKIAHGSMINSVSHTSIASNIVKIEILLLSITYLLSLRGNPVVL is encoded by the coding sequence CTTGAAGAGGCAGATAAATATGTAGTTAGCCAACAAAAATTGTATTCTGCCCTTTGTAGATCAATTCAAGTACTTTCGGTTTCTCATTTTGAAGGTTATTTAAAAGATCTTGTTAAAAATATTCTAGATGATATAAATGCAAACTCCGATTTTAAAAATTCATCAAATGATCTAAAGTTTACGTACTGCAAAAAATTTATAACACCATTAGCAACAGGAAAACTTAATCATGCGAAAATAGTTGAGCTAATTGCTGTGCTTGAGAATTTAGAAACAAAATTTGACGCTAACTCTTTTTATCAGTCTAATAAGAATCCTAAGGAGAGTATTATAAATAATATAGCTGAAAATTTCGGTGAAGATAAGCTGTTTTTCAAATTAAATAACTCTGATCTTTCTGCTGTTTTTTCGAATACTGATCCGGAAAATATACTTCTAAGAGATTTTTTGAGGGTAAAATTGCTTTCTTCAGTGGAAGTCTATCCATATATTCAAGATGACTCGATTTTAAATGTTGATCAAACATCGCTTGCCAAAGATAAATTTTGGGAGATTTTTATTCAAGCTATATTAGCCGATCGTCATAAAATAGCTCATGGAAGTATGATTAATTCAGTCTCCCACACTTCCATTGCATCTAATATCGTGAAAATTGAAATATTGCTCCTATCTATAACATATTTATTGTCTCTACGTGGTAACCCTGTTGTCTTGTAA